GGCATCGACCCACGACCAGGATGGCACGCCGCCGGAATTTTTCCTGCTGCGCCGCCTTGCTGCCATGCAGGCATGGTATGAGAACATGCCGGTGCGCCGCGCGCAGCTGCCGGCCAACGGCCAGCTGACCATGTTCCGCCGGCTGGATTACGGCAGCCTCCTGCGCGTGCACATTCTCGATACCCGGCAATACCGCACCGACCAGCGCTGCAGCGCAAACGAGACCAAGCCGTGCCGCCGTGACGCGGACCCGGTGGAGACCATGCTGGGCGAGCGCCAGGAGCGCTGGCTGGGCGAAGGGTTGACGGGCGGCAGCCGCTGGAACCTGCTCGCCCAGCAGGTGATGGTGATGCCGATGGCCTACCCGGCCTCCCGCAAGGCGGGCCCGGTCAATAACGATTCCTGGAGCGGCTACCCTGAGGCCCGCCGCCGCCTCGTGCAGCAGATCGAGGAGCGCAGGCTCACCAACGTGGTGATCGCCACGGGCGACGTGCACAAGCACCACGCCGGCAACCTGCCGTTACGCGACGAGGACCTGACCGGCCCCGCCATCGCGACAGAGTTCGTCGCCACCTCCATTAGCTCGGACGGTGACGGGGAAGCGCTGCCCGCCAGCTGGCGGGACGTGCCCGCCAACAACCCGCACTGCAAGCTGTTCAACGGCCAGCGGGGCTATCAGGTGTTGAACGTTACGCCAAAGGAATGGCACACCGACGTGCGGGTGGTCGACAAGGTCTCGACCCTGGGCGGAACCCTTTCCACCCTTGCGCGGTTCTCCGTCGATCCGGAGAAGCCGGGCCTCGACTAAGGCCCCGGCACGCCCCGCATTTCGCGCCGACATCGCCTCCTGCGCGGCGGACCTGCAACCTTTGGCCACGCTGCTGGTTGCCGAAGTGTCAGGTATCGCCGGGAGGAGGCGGCGTTGGCGGAACCTCCCTACAAACTGCTGGAGCCCCTGCCGAAGTGGACGCCGGAGGAACGGCCGGTCATTCCGGGCTCGCCGGCCAAGCTGGAGCATAGCCCCAGGGTTCGGGCCGCCTACATCTGCACGGCGGTGCTGGTTGGCATCACGGGCGGCCTCGGCAATGCCCTGGTGACCGCCAACCTGCCGACCATCCAGGGCGAGCTGGGGCTGACCCCGGTGGAGGGCGCATGGTTGCCGGCGGCCTACATCATGGTCACGGTTTCGGCCAACCTGCTGGTGTTCAAATTCCGCCAGCAGTTCGGCATCCGCCTGTTCGCGGAGATCGGCCTTACCCTCTACGCCATATTGACGCTGCTGCATGTGGTGGTGCGGGATTATCCCATGGCGCTGTTCGTGCGCGCGGCCAGCGGCCTTGCGGGCGCGCCCATGACATCGCTGGGGCTGCTCTATGCCATCCAGGCCTTCAAGAAGAAGGACATAGGGCGGGCCATCGTCGTCGGTTTCGGCATTTCACAGCTGGCAACGCCGCTGGCGTGGGTGCTCTCGCCCGCGCTGCTGGACCTTGGGGAATGGAACGCGCTTTACGTGTTCGAAAGCGGGCTGGCGTTCCTGTCGCTGGCCGCAGTGGTGGTGCTGAAGCTGCCAAGGGGCATGCGGATCCAGGTGTTCGAGCCGCTCGATTTCCTCACCTTCCTGCTGGCGGCCCCGGCCCTTGCCCTCATCGGCGCCGTGCTGGCGCAGGGGCGGGTCGAGTGGTGGAGCGACCAGCCGTGGATGGCCTGGGCCATCATCGCCGCGATCGTGCTCCTGAGCGCGGCCTTCCTGATCGAGCATCACCGCCGCAACCCGCTGATCCAAACCCGATGGCTCGGCACCCTGCCCATGGCGCGATTTACCCTCGGCGCGCTCACCATCCGCTTTCTGCTGGCCGAGCAGACCTTCGGCGCGGTCGGCATGCTGCGAACCCTCGGCATGGGACCGGACCAGCTGCAATCGCTCTATGCAGTCATCCTCGC
The window above is part of the Pedomonas mirosovicensis genome. Proteins encoded here:
- a CDS encoding MFS transporter, with the protein product MAEPPYKLLEPLPKWTPEERPVIPGSPAKLEHSPRVRAAYICTAVLVGITGGLGNALVTANLPTIQGELGLTPVEGAWLPAAYIMVTVSANLLVFKFRQQFGIRLFAEIGLTLYAILTLLHVVVRDYPMALFVRAASGLAGAPMTSLGLLYAIQAFKKKDIGRAIVVGFGISQLATPLAWVLSPALLDLGEWNALYVFESGLAFLSLAAVVVLKLPRGMRIQVFEPLDFLTFLLAAPALALIGAVLAQGRVEWWSDQPWMAWAIIAAIVLLSAAFLIEHHRRNPLIQTRWLGTLPMARFTLGALTIRFLLAEQTFGAVGMLRTLGMGPDQLQSLYAVILAGILVGLVTSATTFSREAIVPQILVSVALICIASFIDATATSLDRPQQFFFSQFLMAIAGGLFFGPMLLAGFNRALQQGPNYIVTFVVLFSITQNLGGLAGPALLNTFQQFREHEYSSEITADINPTNPVVAGRLQLQGQIYGRVMTDPVRRQAQGTAQLGQIATREANVLAYNDVFLLTGAMAMAYLAWSLIFVVGRARRARAEAQASAGPGQGPALQGNPR
- a CDS encoding alkaline phosphatase D family protein: MKLDRRSLLKTAGSLAIFSGLAPHMTWAKSLGAYPFTLGIASGDPWPGGFVLWTRLAPKPLEEHGGMPMAIVPVGYEIAEDEGFRRIVATGTAEARPELGHSVHVEASGLQPGRRYWYRFSAGGEVSPVGTVKTAPAQGAMVDRVRLGVAGCQHYESGFYTAYQYLAKEPELDAIFHYGDYIYEGSGNPGKKGRVRAHAGDEIYSLDDYRRRYAQYKTDPDLQAAHAAAAFLASYDDHEVDNNWASTHDQDGTPPEFFLLRRLAAMQAWYENMPVRRAQLPANGQLTMFRRLDYGSLLRVHILDTRQYRTDQRCSANETKPCRRDADPVETMLGERQERWLGEGLTGGSRWNLLAQQVMVMPMAYPASRKAGPVNNDSWSGYPEARRRLVQQIEERRLTNVVIATGDVHKHHAGNLPLRDEDLTGPAIATEFVATSISSDGDGEALPASWRDVPANNPHCKLFNGQRGYQVLNVTPKEWHTDVRVVDKVSTLGGTLSTLARFSVDPEKPGLD